The following DNA comes from Marinilactibacillus sp. Marseille-P9653.
ATCGATTCCAGCTTCTTCAACTGCTTTAGAGTAAGCATCAGGTAATAAATCGTTTAATGTATCTTCATACAACGCAGCTTCTCCGTACATTTGGTTGAACATTTTACGTGGAACGCGGCCTTTACGGAATCCTGGAACATTAAGAGTTTTCTGAACTTTCTTGAATGTTTGATCCAATCCATTTTTTACTGTTTCTTGATCAATTGAAAATGTTAAACGTCCAGATGTAGCACCTGTTTTTTCAAAATTAGTTGCCATAACTATTTTACCCTCCGAAATTCTTTTTTATTATCTGTAATTAAGTGAGATACTTGTCAAATTCAATAAAATTTAACCTATACTCTTCAAGATCGATATAAAATCGAACTCGAATTATTTTGACATCTTATTCACTTAGCATATTACGCATACTAGGTTATCATACAATAGTTTAGACTAAAAGTAAATACAAACCGCACAAATCAAGTGTTTTCAAAAGTAATTGCATCAATCCATTTCTTCATTCTTATCTTTTCATCTGGTCTGTTTGATTCAGCAGATTTAACAGATTCTTCAAAAGCATAACGATCCACATAAATATCCACCCAGACTTTGATATCTTCAATGATTGTATCAATCACTGGATATAATCTTAAAAGATGTCCATTAAGTTCTGGTTTGATCATCATCATTAAGCTAGGATCTTTTTCAAGAGCGCTCTCAAGCTCTAAATTTAAGGTTTTGATAAGTGGATTTTGATCAAATTCTTCCAAGGTGTTCGGATTTACCGTGACTTCTTGGTCTAATACATTTAATGTGACGCTACTTTCGTATCCACTTTGAATCAATCGCTGCAGAAACAATGCTTTGATGTGTTCATCTACAAAGGGATTCCCGAACAAACTATTTACAACGCCAGACAATTCTTTGTTTTCGATAATTACAGATTCTCCAATTAAGTTTAGCTGTTCCTCTATAGAATATTCTGAAAAGGCGTATAGCTTTTTGAGTACTTCTAATTTTTTAGCGTTACCTTTTTCTTCTTCAAGAAGAAGTGCTTCATCCAATTGTTCTCTTAAACTGCTTTTCTCTGATTCCTGTATAGAATCTAGTTGATTTAACTGGTTAAGAAACCTTTCAGCTTCTTTTAATTGGTTGGTTTTGATCAGAAGATACATAAATAATGATCCATACTCGGGATCTTGCGTATACTGTTCTTCGAAATCAGCTGTCATGTCGTATGCTTCATCGTACTTTTCCGCTTGTATTAAAATGGTTACATACAGTAAATTACCCTCGATTTCTCTTTTTAGTTCATAGGCCCGTTCGATGGCTTCTAACGCTTTTGGTAACTCATTAAGTTTCAGATGATTTTCTGCTTTAAATAGATACCGATCATAGTTTTTTGGAAACTCTATTTTCTCACCAATAGGCTATCCCTTCTTTCTGTTTCTTTATTATAATCAGAATGTGTTGCTTTCTCAAAATAAACATTTAAAAAAATAAACCAATGAGTGTCGAATACTCATCGGTTTAAACAAATGTTCATTAAAATTTTCGGAAACGCTCATACCTTTTTTGAATCAATTCATCTTTTGGCAATTGAGATAATGTCGCAAGTTCTTTGATGATTTCTTCCTTCATTGACGCTAAAACTTGGCTACTGTCTATCTTGCCTTGATCATCATTTTCATAAACAATTCGATCAATTACGCCTAAATCCAGTAAATCATATGAAGTTAACTTCATAATTTCAGCTGCCTCGCCAGAACGTTTTGAATCTTTCCATAGTATTGAAGCAAAACCTTCTGGAGATAATATAGAATAGATTGAAAATTCCATCATCCAAACTTGATCTCCCGCTGCTAAAGCGAGCGCACCCCCACTACCACCTTCACCGATGATAATAGATAATATAGGTACTGAAAGATTACTCATTTCAAGAAGATTTCTAGCTAGCGCTTCGCCCTGACCTCTTTCTTCAGCTTCTACACCACAGTAAGCTCCTGAAGTATTGACAAATGTCACTATCGGTCTATTAAACTTCTCAGCTTGTTTCATCAGTCTAAGAGATTTTCTATATCCCTCAGGATGTGGAGAACCGAAGTTTCTTTTCATGTTTTCTTCAAGATCGTGACCTTTTTGATTACCGATAATAGTGACGGCTTGTCCATTCAACATCCCGATTCCACCAACGATTGCAACATCATCTTTATAGGAGCGATCCCCATGAAGTTCTACAAAGTCGTCAAATATCGCTTCGATCAATTCAGTCGTCGTGATGCGGTCTGTTTGTCTAGCAATGGATACGATATCTATTGCCTCTGCCATATGACCACCTCTTTTTCTTAAATATATACTCTCTTGCACTCGAATCAATTGTTTATAAGAATCGGCTTAGCGAGTTAAAGGTACATGCATGTTTAATAGTTTACCGATCATGTCTCTTAATTCTTTACGAGGTACGATATGATCAACAAACCCATTTTCCAGCACTTTTTCAGCTGACTGAAAGTCATCAGGTACAGATTCTTTGATAGTCTGCTCGATGACTCTTCTTCCAGCAAAACCAATCAAAGCACCCGGTTCAGCCAGGATGATATCGCCTTGCATTGCAAAACTAGCCGTTACGCCACCAGTTGTAGGATCTGTAAGGACAGTTAAATACAACAAGCCTTTATCTGAATGATTCTTAACTGCAGCACTCGTTTTAGCCATTTGCATCAGGGATAAAATCCCTTCTTGCATTCTAGCTCCACCCGATGCTGTAAACAACACGACGGGTAACTGTTCTTTTGCTGCTTTTTCAAACAAACGGGTGACTTTCTCACCAACAGCTTGACCCATACTTCCCATAATAAAATTAGAATCCATAATACCGATTGCTAATTTATGATCACTGATTTTAGCCTCACCAGTCAAAATCGCTTCTCTTAATCCAGAATTGATTTGAACTTTCTTCAGCTTTTCTTCATAACCTGGGAAATTCAGTGGATCTATCGAAACGATATCTTCATCCCACTCCACAAAAGTTCCTTCATCAATTGTCAGGTTTACTCTCTCCTGTGCACTGATTCTAAAAGCATACTGACAGTTAGGGCAAATTCTTTCGTTTCCTAGATCTTTTGAATAGATGGATTGTTTACAGTTGGGACATTTAACGAACATACCATCAGGAACAAATGGCGCTCTTTCAGAGTCCTGTGTTGCTTTTTGTATAGAAATGTAAGGACGCTTTTTAAAAAGGCGCATACTTATCCCTCCTCTAACTCATTCTGCCATTTAGGAATAAAACTTTTTTCAAGATACTCTGTATCATACTTACCACTTAAAAATGTTTCGTCATCAAGCAGATCAAGCTGGAATTGTAAATTGGTCTGTATTCCCTCAACGATCATTTCTTTTAGAGCTCTTTTCATCTTAGCAATGGCAATTTCTCTTGTCTTACCGTGCGTGATGACTTTAGCGATCATAGCGTCATAATAAGGTGGGATCTCTCCACCAGCAAATAAAGCAGTGTCAACTCTTAATCCATTCCCTCCAGAAGGCAGGTTTAAGTAGCTTATAACACCTGGTGAGGGTGCGAAGTTGAACGCAGGATTTTCAGCGTTGATACGGCACTCTAATGCATGACCGCTTAACTGAAGTGTATCCTGATCTATTGACAATGGTTCGTTATTTGCTATTTTTATCTGTTCTTGTACGATATCGAAATTTGAAATCATTTCGGTGATTGGGTGCTCTACTTGAATTCTAGTGTTCATTTCCATGAAATAAAAAGCCCCACTATCATCCATTAGAAACTCTACTGTACCAGCATTTTTGTATCCTACATATTCAGCAGCCCTTACCGCAGCTGCACCAATTTCTTGTCTTTGTTCTTCTGTAAGTACATGAGAAGGTGCTTCTTCAAGAATTTTCTGGTGGTTACGCTGCATTGAACAATCTCTTTCTCCAATGTGAATCACATGACCATGATGGTCGCCAAGTAATTGAATTTCAATGTGCTTAGCAGGAGAAATGATTTTTTCCATATACATACGGTCATCACCGAAAGCAGCTTTCGCTTCAGATTTAGCATGATTGAAAGCTTGGATCAATTGTGCTTCAGATTCGACAACACGCATACCCTTACCGCCACCGCCGGCTACGGCTTTAACGATAACAGGATACCCAATCTCCTCTGCTGTTTCAAGAACTTCTTCGTCAGTGACCAAGAATCCATCACTACCAGGTACAATCGGTACATTTGCTTTACGCATCATTTCTCGTGCATTTGCCTTGTTCCCCATTTGATCAATGGTTTCTTTATCAGGGCCAATAAAAACAATATTGACTTCTTCACACATGGCTGCGAAGGTACTATTTTCAGAAAGAAATCCAAATCCCGGGTGAATGGCTTGTGCTCCAGTAATCACAGCAGCACTTAAAATGTTTTGCATATTCAAATAAGAGTCGCTTGCTTTTGCTGGTCCTATACAAACTGCTTCATCAGCCAGTTGCATGTGAAGTGCATCTTCATCTGCTTCTGAATAAACAGCAACAGTTTGAATGCCCATTTCTTGACAGGCTCTGATAATTCGAACGGCTATTTCTCCTCGATTGGCAATCAATATCTTTTGAAACATTATATGACCTTCCTTAAAATCAAAATTGTACATCTATATAAAATAGATTGTAAGGTGTTTTAAACAAAGTTTCTTAACGGCCAATAATGAACGTCATTTCAACTTCACAAACTTTTTTCCCATCAACATATGCAACACCTTTTCCGATACCAGCATATTGTTTAAGTTTAACGATGTCTACTTTTAATTCCAAGATGTCACCTGGAACAACTTTTTTTCTGAACTTAACTTTGTTTAGTCCACCAAGATAAGCTGTTTGACCTTTGAATTGATCTAATTTAAGTAAAGGAATAGATCCAGCTTGAGCTAGACTCTCAACAATTAGGACACCTGGCATTACAGGTTCGCCAGGGAAATGTCCTTGGAAAAATTCTTCATTGATTGTAACATTTTTGATTGCTGTAACGTGTTCACCAGGAATCATTTCAGTTACTTTATCAATAAAGTAAATTGGATAACGGTTTGGAATTAGTTCTTGGATTTCTTTGATGTTCATAGTAGTCATTTATAAGTGCTCCTCGAATAGTTAGTTTGGATTGTTTTTTACATAAGTGTTTCTATTTTACGTCTTTAATTTGAACGAGCGGTTGACCAAATTCGATTGGCTGACCATCTTCGACTAAGACTTTGTAGACTGTCCCACTCACATCACTTTTAATTTCATTCATGACTTTCATCGCTTCAATGATGACTAAAGGCTGGCCTTTTTCGATAATATCTCCAGCCTTAACAAAAGCAGGCTTGTCTGGAGAAGAAGCAAGATAAGACGTCCCCACGATAGGGGCTGTTACTTCATGAACGCCTTCTAAATCTTCACTGACTGGTGTAACTTCTTCTTTAACTGTCGAAACGGTGTCAGTCGCGTTTGATGCGTTGCTCACTGGTTTAGGCGCAACAACTTCTGCTGGTCGCGGCGCTTCATTAGAAACTGCTGCTGTATCATTCTTACTCATCTTGATGGATACCGCTTCGTTCGATAATTCAAAGATTTTCAAACTTGAAGCATCTATTTTTTCAATAAGTTCTTTGATTTGTCCAAAGTCCATGTGTTAAGCATCCTCCCATTTCTTGAAAAGAGTAACTGCATTATGCCCTCCGAAGCCTAATGAGTTATTTAAAGCATACATGATCTCTTTATGTCTTGCTTCTTTGGGAATATAATCTAGATCACAATCTTCATCTGCTGTTTCAAGACCAATTGTTGGAGGAAGTATACCTTCTTGCAATGCTTTAATACAAGCTACTGCTTCAATGGCTCCCGCTCCACCTAAAAGGTGACCTGTACTACCTTTTGTACTTGAAATCGGTACATTGTATGCTACTTCTTCTCCAAGCGCTCTTTTAAGTGCTACTGTTTCAGAAGAATCATTTGCAGGAGTAGATGTTCCGTGAGCGTTGATATATCCTACTTGAGCAGGCTCAATATTCGCTTCTTTCATTGCATGAATCATCGCATTAGCAGCACCTTCACCAGTTGGTGTCGGAGCAGTCATGTGATAGCTGTCTCCAGTTGCGCCATAACCTACAATTTCAGCATAGATTTTTGCGCCACGCTCTTGAGCGCTCTCTAGATTTTCAAGCAATAGTACCGCAGCACCTTCACCCATAACAAATCCTTGACGATCTTTATCAAATGGCATTGAAGCTCTATCTGGATCTTCAGCATTTGATAAGGCAGTTAAGGCAGCAAAACCTGACATTCCGATTTCGTTGATACTCGCTTCAGCACCACCCGCAAGCATATAATCTGCGTAGCCATGTTTGATATTTCTAAAGGCTTCACCAATAGAATTGTTTCCAGAAGCACATGCTGTAACAATCGATAAGTTTGGTCCTTTGGCACCAGTAGCAATTGAAATATTTCCTGCTACCATGTTACCAATTGCCATTGGTACAAAGAAAGGTGCTACACGGTCTAATCCTTTTTCATGCATTTTAATGATTTGGTTTTGCATCGCATTCAATCCACCGATACCAGAGCCTACCATTACGCCAAGACGACTTACATCAATAGAATCAACGTCTAACTTAGAATCTTCCATCGCTTCAAGAGCTGCTACTACACCATATTGAGAAAATACATCCATTCTCTTAGCCAGTTTGCCATCCATTCTATCTTTCGCTTTGAAATCTTTAACTTCTCCAGCGACATGGACATTGATTGGTGTTCCGTCAAATTTTGTTAAAGGTCCGATTCCGTTTTTACCTGTCTTCAAACCATCCCAAAATTCATTGACGTTGTTTCCTAAAGGTGTTACTGCACCTAAACCTGTTATAACGACTCTACGCATTTTAATATCCTCCTAATTATCCGTTCATTACCATTCCGCCATCAACATTGATGACTTGTCCGGTAATATAGTTTTGTTTACTTAAGAACAAAGCAGCTTCTGCCACTTCTTCTGGTTGACCTAATCTTTGTAGTGGAATTTGAGTCATAATCGTATCTTTAACCGTATCTGCTAATACATCGGTCATGTCAGATTCAACAAACCCCGGAGCGATTGCATTGACTGTAATCCCTCTTGGCGCTAATTCTCTAGCTACGGATTTAGTGAAACCAATAATGCCTGCTTTACTTGCAGCATAATTAGCTTGTCCAGCATTCCCAGTTTGTCCTACAACACTCGCTAGATTAATAATACTTCCGCTTTTTTGCTTAAGCATAAATCTTGAAGCGGCTTTAGTTGTATAGAATGTACCCTTTAAGTTAATATCAATCGTTTGATCAAATTCTTCTTCGGTCATTCTTAAAAGTAAGTTATCTCTCGTAATGCCTGCATTATTGACTAAAACATCCACACTACCAAATTTTTTCTTCGTGTCTTTAATAAGTTTTGTTGCAAACTCAGGATCACTAATATCTCCAGCGCAAGCAAAGATCTCTCCGCCGAACGCACTTAATTCAGAAATTTGTTCTTCTGAAATTTCTTTACGGCCGTTCAATACAATATTGTGGCCTTCTTTAGCAAAAGCATAAGCAATCGCTTTTCCAATGCCTCGTGAACTTCCCGTAACGATAACCGTTTTAATCTTATCTACCACTTTTTCACCTCTAATTATTAGTTGGTACGCGCAAGCGCTTCAATTGCTTTATGCAATTGCTTGTCATTCTCTACATTCATAACTGAAACACTACGATCTATTTTCTTGACAAATGTTTTCAACGTTTTGCCTGGTCCTAATTCTACAAAAGTATCCGCTCCGTCTTTGATCATCTGACGAATCATCTGTTCGAACCTTACTGGAGACATTACTTGTTGAACTAGTGTCGGTATAACTTCATCTATATTTTCATAAGCTCTCGCATTCGTATTGCTGTATACAGGATAGAGAAATTCTTTTGTTCTAATATTTTTTAGCTCTACTTCCAAATTTTTCGCTGCGGGCTCAAGTAATTTTGTGTGGAATGGGCCACTTACGTTAAGCGGAATCACTTTTTTAGCACCTGCCTCTTCAAGCTCTTTAATGGCTTGAGTGACACCAGCTTGTATTCCAGCTACAACAATTTGACCTGGCATATTATAATTTGCTACTTGAACATAATGCGTCTCACTGATCTCGTCACATATTTTTTCAACGACTTCAGATTCTAATCCCATAACTGCGGCCATTGCACCGACACCTTCTGGGACGGCTTCGTCCATAAACTGTCCTCTTTTATGAACAAGCTTTACTGCATCTTCAAATGTAAAAACCTCTGAGGAAACCAGTGCAGTATATTCACCTAAACTCAATCCTGCTACCATATCGGGTTTGATTCCGGCTTCTTGCATCAATTGTTCAATCGCATGACTTAACGTTAAAATGGCTGGCTGCGTCAATGGTGTCCAATGTAATTTCTCATTCTGATTAAAAGCTAATTCAGCTATATTTATCGATAGTGCTTCACTTGCTTTATCAAAGGTTTGCTTTACAATTCCATATTGATCATATAATTCTTTACCCATACCATCGTATTGAGCGCCTTGCCCGCTAAATAAAAATGCTGTAGACATATTACAGATATCCTTTCTACTACGAAGCTTTATCGTTCTTTTATTGATTATTTCCAGGGAATGTCATAAAGCATTAATCCTGCTTATACACTCTACATTCCCCTTATAATCAAAAGACCGCTATACTTTGAATTTTTCAAAGTATAGATGGTCTTTTTTTGTTATGCAAATACTACAGGATTGGATGTTAACTCTTTGTATTCTTGCATGAGTTCTTCTACAATTTCTTTACACGACTGTTCTTTTTTGACTAGTCCAGCACTCTGTCCTGCCATGAAAGAACCTGTATCCTTATCCCCTTCAACAACTGCTCGTCTAAGTGCGCCTTTTCCTAATTCTTCTAACCTAGAAAAATCTGGATTCTCGTCACTTGTGATTTCTTTTTCGACTTGCAGATATTCTCGTGTTAGTTTATTTCTTAAAACACGAACTGGGTGACCGGTGATGAGACCTGTTACAACAGTGTCGATATCTCTAGCTTTTATGACTCTCTTCTTGAAGTTCTCATGGGCGATACTTTCAGTAGCTACAACGAATCTAGTACCTAGCTGGACAGCTGAAGCTCCTAACATGATGGCAGCTGCAACGCCTCTTCCGTCCGCAATACCGCCTGCAGCGATTACAGGAATCGTAACTGCATCAACCACTTGAGGAACAAGTGTCATAGTTGTAGATTTACCGATATGTCCACCGGCTTCCATTCCTTCACAGATAATTGCGTCCGCGCCCTCATTTTGCATTCGTTTTGCAAGAGCAACCGAAGCAACAACTGGAATGACCACGATACCAGCTTCTTTGAACTTTTTCATGTATTTACCCGGGCTACCCGCACCTGTGGAAATGACTTTAACTTTTTCTTGGCAAACGACTTCAACCACTTCATCAACATAAGGTGATAGAAGAAGAACGTTTACTCCAAAGGGTTTATCTGTCATTTCTTTAGTTTCACGGATTAGT
Coding sequences within:
- the accD gene encoding acetyl-CoA carboxylase, carboxyltransferase subunit beta encodes the protein MRLFKKRPYISIQKATQDSERAPFVPDGMFVKCPNCKQSIYSKDLGNERICPNCQYAFRISAQERVNLTIDEGTFVEWDEDIVSIDPLNFPGYEEKLKKVQINSGLREAILTGEAKISDHKLAIGIMDSNFIMGSMGQAVGEKVTRLFEKAAKEQLPVVLFTASGGARMQEGILSLMQMAKTSAAVKNHSDKGLLYLTVLTDPTTGGVTASFAMQGDIILAEPGALIGFAGRRVIEQTIKESVPDDFQSAEKVLENGFVDHIVPRKELRDMIGKLLNMHVPLTR
- a CDS encoding acetyl-CoA carboxylase carboxyl transferase subunit alpha, which translates into the protein MAEAIDIVSIARQTDRITTTELIEAIFDDFVELHGDRSYKDDVAIVGGIGMLNGQAVTIIGNQKGHDLEENMKRNFGSPHPEGYRKSLRLMKQAEKFNRPIVTFVNTSGAYCGVEAEERGQGEALARNLLEMSNLSVPILSIIIGEGGSGGALALAAGDQVWMMEFSIYSILSPEGFASILWKDSKRSGEAAEIMKLTSYDLLDLGVIDRIVYENDDQGKIDSSQVLASMKEEIIKELATLSQLPKDELIQKRYERFRKF
- a CDS encoding acetyl-CoA carboxylase biotin carboxylase subunit — encoded protein: MFQKILIANRGEIAVRIIRACQEMGIQTVAVYSEADEDALHMQLADEAVCIGPAKASDSYLNMQNILSAAVITGAQAIHPGFGFLSENSTFAAMCEEVNIVFIGPDKETIDQMGNKANAREMMRKANVPIVPGSDGFLVTDEEVLETAEEIGYPVIVKAVAGGGGKGMRVVESEAQLIQAFNHAKSEAKAAFGDDRMYMEKIISPAKHIEIQLLGDHHGHVIHIGERDCSMQRNHQKILEEAPSHVLTEEQRQEIGAAAVRAAEYVGYKNAGTVEFLMDDSGAFYFMEMNTRIQVEHPITEMISNFDIVQEQIKIANNEPLSIDQDTLQLSGHALECRINAENPAFNFAPSPGVISYLNLPSGGNGLRVDTALFAGGEIPPYYDAMIAKVITHGKTREIAIAKMKRALKEMIVEGIQTNLQFQLDLLDDETFLSGKYDTEYLEKSFIPKWQNELEEG
- the fabK gene encoding enoyl-[acyl-carrier-protein] reductase FabK, which produces MNQALMEKIGINYPIIQGAMSWVGTPSLAAGVSNAGGLGMIGAGHEPGEFVRKLIRETKEMTDKPFGVNVLLLSPYVDEVVEVVCQEKVKVISTGAGSPGKYMKKFKEAGIVVIPVVASVALAKRMQNEGADAIICEGMEAGGHIGKSTTMTLVPQVVDAVTIPVIAAGGIADGRGVAAAIMLGASAVQLGTRFVVATESIAHENFKKRVIKARDIDTVVTGLITGHPVRVLRNKLTREYLQVEKEITSDENPDFSRLEELGKGALRRAVVEGDKDTGSFMAGQSAGLVKKEQSCKEIVEELMQEYKELTSNPVVFA
- the accB gene encoding acetyl-CoA carboxylase biotin carboxyl carrier protein; protein product: MDFGQIKELIEKIDASSLKIFELSNEAVSIKMSKNDTAAVSNEAPRPAEVVAPKPVSNASNATDTVSTVKEEVTPVSEDLEGVHEVTAPIVGTSYLASSPDKPAFVKAGDIIEKGQPLVIIEAMKVMNEIKSDVSGTVYKVLVEDGQPIEFGQPLVQIKDVK
- the fabD gene encoding ACP S-malonyltransferase; translation: MSTAFLFSGQGAQYDGMGKELYDQYGIVKQTFDKASEALSINIAELAFNQNEKLHWTPLTQPAILTLSHAIEQLMQEAGIKPDMVAGLSLGEYTALVSSEVFTFEDAVKLVHKRGQFMDEAVPEGVGAMAAVMGLESEVVEKICDEISETHYVQVANYNMPGQIVVAGIQAGVTQAIKELEEAGAKKVIPLNVSGPFHTKLLEPAAKNLEVELKNIRTKEFLYPVYSNTNARAYENIDEVIPTLVQQVMSPVRFEQMIRQMIKDGADTFVELGPGKTLKTFVKKIDRSVSVMNVENDKQLHKAIEALARTN
- the fabZ gene encoding 3-hydroxyacyl-ACP dehydratase FabZ, coding for MNIKEIQELIPNRYPIYFIDKVTEMIPGEHVTAIKNVTINEEFFQGHFPGEPVMPGVLIVESLAQAGSIPLLKLDQFKGQTAYLGGLNKVKFRKKVVPGDILELKVDIVKLKQYAGIGKGVAYVDGKKVCEVEMTFIIGR
- the fabG gene encoding 3-oxoacyl-[acyl-carrier-protein] reductase, with protein sequence MVDKIKTVIVTGSSRGIGKAIAYAFAKEGHNIVLNGRKEISEEQISELSAFGGEIFACAGDISDPEFATKLIKDTKKKFGSVDVLVNNAGITRDNLLLRMTEEEFDQTIDINLKGTFYTTKAASRFMLKQKSGSIINLASVVGQTGNAGQANYAASKAGIIGFTKSVARELAPRGITVNAIAPGFVESDMTDVLADTVKDTIMTQIPLQRLGQPEEVAEAALFLSKQNYITGQVINVDGGMVMNG
- the fabF gene encoding beta-ketoacyl-ACP synthase II translates to MRRVVITGLGAVTPLGNNVNEFWDGLKTGKNGIGPLTKFDGTPINVHVAGEVKDFKAKDRMDGKLAKRMDVFSQYGVVAALEAMEDSKLDVDSIDVSRLGVMVGSGIGGLNAMQNQIIKMHEKGLDRVAPFFVPMAIGNMVAGNISIATGAKGPNLSIVTACASGNNSIGEAFRNIKHGYADYMLAGGAEASINEIGMSGFAALTALSNAEDPDRASMPFDKDRQGFVMGEGAAVLLLENLESAQERGAKIYAEIVGYGATGDSYHMTAPTPTGEGAANAMIHAMKEANIEPAQVGYINAHGTSTPANDSSETVALKRALGEEVAYNVPISSTKGSTGHLLGGAGAIEAVACIKALQEGILPPTIGLETADEDCDLDYIPKEARHKEIMYALNNSLGFGGHNAVTLFKKWEDA